Proteins encoded in a region of the Rhizobium sp. CC-YZS058 genome:
- a CDS encoding DUF58 domain-containing protein — MSSIGQTVEPTPSGDILARAQARAALIPDCMVEAKRIANTVISGWHGRRRRGIGENFWQFRPYSDGESLSRIDWRRSARDDHTYVRDREWEAAHTIWLWADLSPSMMYKSRFGTVSKESRALVLMLALAEILARSGERIGCPGVMEPVSARNAAEQLATALIHSPLKTGLPDTGMVRGWSDLVLIGDFLDPAARIMGRLGPLARRGLRGHVVEIADPAEENFPFAGRTEFTDPETGEKLTAGRAEILREAYRQAYFARRDGLGQSLRHMGWTFTPHRTDHLASEALVAVHMYLSGMPGRATHGGQL; from the coding sequence ATGTCATCGATCGGCCAGACCGTCGAGCCGACCCCTTCCGGAGATATCCTCGCCCGGGCGCAGGCCCGCGCGGCGCTGATCCCCGACTGCATGGTGGAGGCAAAGCGCATCGCCAACACCGTGATCTCCGGCTGGCATGGCCGCCGCCGGCGCGGCATCGGCGAAAACTTCTGGCAGTTCCGCCCCTATTCCGATGGCGAAAGCCTGTCGCGGATCGACTGGCGCCGCTCGGCGCGCGACGACCATACCTATGTGCGCGACCGGGAATGGGAGGCGGCGCATACGATCTGGCTCTGGGCCGATCTGTCGCCCTCGATGATGTACAAGTCCCGCTTCGGCACCGTGTCCAAGGAAAGCCGGGCGCTGGTGCTGATGCTGGCGCTGGCCGAGATCCTGGCGCGCTCGGGCGAGCGGATCGGCTGTCCCGGCGTCATGGAACCGGTCTCGGCCCGCAATGCCGCCGAGCAGCTGGCGACCGCGCTGATCCACAGCCCGCTCAAGACCGGCCTGCCGGACACGGGCATGGTGCGCGGCTGGAGCGACCTGGTGCTGATCGGCGATTTTCTCGACCCCGCCGCGCGCATCATGGGTCGGCTGGGCCCGCTCGCGCGCCGCGGCCTGCGCGGCCATGTGGTGGAGATCGCCGATCCGGCGGAGGAAAACTTCCCCTTCGCCGGCCGCACCGAATTCACCGATCCAGAGACAGGGGAAAAGCTGACGGCGGGACGGGCGGAGATCCTGCGCGAGGCCTATCGCCAGGCCTATTTCGCCCGCCGTGACGGGCTCGGCCAGAGCCTGCGGCACATGGGCTGGACCTTCACCCCGCATCGCACCGACCATCTCGCCTCCGAGGCGCTCGTTGCCGTGCATATGTACCTGTCCGGCATGCCCGGCCGCGCGACGCATGGAGGGCAGCTGTGA
- a CDS encoding MoxR family ATPase — protein MGIVNSTEGALDEKEIVAAAERALAEIALIRTEVGKVIFGQESVVERTLLAVLSGGHALLVGVPGLAKTKLVTTLGTVLGLASSRVQFTPDLMPSDILGTEVMDQDENGRRSFRFVPGPIFTQLLMADEINRASPRTQSALLQAMQEYHVTVAGQRNDLPQPFHVLATQNPLEQEGTYPLPEAQLDRFLMQVDVDYPELAAERRILLETTGLNESEARAVIDAAKLQQIQHLIRLMPVSETVVEAILSLVRSARPGHGNAATDKNVAWGPGPRAGQAMMLCARARALYDGRLAPSIDDVVALAEPVLQHRMALTFAARAEGMSVRDVIAGLVKSLKA, from the coding sequence ATGGGCATAGTCAATTCCACCGAGGGTGCGCTGGACGAGAAGGAGATCGTCGCCGCCGCCGAACGGGCGCTGGCCGAGATCGCGCTGATTCGCACCGAAGTGGGCAAGGTGATCTTCGGCCAGGAAAGCGTGGTCGAGCGCACGCTGCTTGCCGTCCTGTCCGGTGGTCACGCGCTCCTGGTCGGCGTGCCGGGCCTCGCCAAGACCAAGCTCGTCACCACGCTCGGCACGGTGCTCGGCCTCGCCTCCAGCCGTGTGCAGTTCACGCCCGACCTGATGCCGTCCGATATTCTCGGCACGGAGGTGATGGACCAGGACGAGAACGGCCGCCGCTCCTTCCGCTTCGTGCCCGGCCCGATCTTCACCCAGCTGCTGATGGCCGACGAAATCAACCGCGCCAGCCCACGCACCCAGTCCGCCCTGCTGCAGGCCATGCAGGAATATCACGTGACGGTGGCCGGCCAGCGCAACGACCTGCCGCAGCCCTTCCACGTGCTGGCGACCCAGAACCCGCTGGAGCAGGAGGGCACCTACCCGCTGCCCGAAGCCCAGCTTGACCGCTTTCTCATGCAGGTCGATGTCGACTATCCCGAACTGGCGGCCGAGCGCCGCATCCTGCTCGAGACCACCGGCCTGAACGAGAGCGAGGCGCGCGCGGTGATCGATGCGGCCAAGCTGCAGCAGATCCAGCACCTGATCCGGCTGATGCCGGTCAGCGAGACCGTGGTGGAGGCGATCCTCTCCCTCGTTCGCTCCGCGCGTCCCGGCCATGGCAATGCGGCCACCGACAAGAACGTCGCCTGGGGCCCCGGCCCGCGCGCCGGCCAGGCGATGATGCTCTGCGCCCGCGCCCGTGCGCTCTATGACGGCCGGCTCGCGCCCTCGATCGACGATGTCGTGGCGCTGGCCGAGCCGGTTCTGCAGCACCGCATGGCGCTGACCTTCGCCGCCCGCGCCGAGGGCATGTCGGTGCGCGATGTGATCGCCGGCCTCGTCAAGAGCCTCAAGGCCTGA
- a CDS encoding DUF1285 domain-containing protein, producing the protein MASGAAGETGDVAGLAALIARAAGDLGRAGDGSPRALPPVERWNPPFCGDLDMEIRADGTWTYLGTPIDRQPLVRLFSTVLRRDEDGRTYLVTPAEKVGIRVADAHFIAVEVTRTGRAGEPVLTFRTQLGDVVEAGPDHPLRFTVEGPQAQLKPYLLVRGRLEALVSRAVAYDLAEWFETVEIDGRAMIALRSAGAVFPVMPASDLAADGG; encoded by the coding sequence GTGGCCTCGGGGGCCGCCGGCGAGACGGGCGATGTCGCGGGGCTCGCGGCGCTGATTGCCCGCGCCGCCGGCGATCTTGGCCGCGCTGGGGACGGGTCGCCGCGCGCACTCCCGCCGGTGGAGCGCTGGAATCCGCCCTTCTGCGGCGATCTCGACATGGAAATCCGGGCCGACGGCACCTGGACCTATCTCGGCACGCCGATCGACCGCCAGCCGCTGGTGCGCCTGTTCTCGACCGTGCTTCGCCGCGACGAGGATGGTCGGACCTACCTCGTCACACCGGCCGAGAAGGTGGGGATCCGCGTCGCGGACGCACATTTCATCGCCGTCGAGGTGACGCGGACCGGGCGGGCGGGAGAGCCGGTGCTGACCTTCCGGACCCAGCTCGGCGATGTGGTGGAAGCCGGGCCTGACCATCCGCTGCGCTTCACGGTCGAGGGCCCGCAGGCGCAGCTCAAGCCCTATCTCCTCGTGCGAGGCCGGCTGGAGGCGCTCGTCTCCCGGGCTGTCGCCTACGACCTGGCCGAATGGTTCGAGACGGTGGAGATCGACGGGCGGGCGATGATTGCGCTCCGTTCGGCCGGTGCCGTCTTCCCGGTCATGCCGGCCTCGGACCTTGCGGCGGACGGCGGATGA
- a CDS encoding CoA pyrophosphatase, whose translation MSGHAAPERRSFAFTAEEFARRAANQSGNPSAEAWRDHGDFLLNPSMAEDLERLALRDAAVLVPVIDEGPDARVIFTRRTTTLRKHSGQVAFPGGAVDPGDVTPEQAALRETEEEIGLPAGFVRTVGRLPHYMALSGFRITPVLGIVQPGFSLSLNPAEVDEVFEVPLSFLMDPANHGRGSGMWKGAERHYYAMPYEGRRIWGITAGIVRMLYERLYA comes from the coding sequence ATGAGCGGCCATGCCGCGCCGGAGCGGCGCAGTTTCGCCTTCACCGCCGAGGAGTTTGCGCGCCGGGCGGCCAACCAGTCCGGCAATCCGAGCGCGGAAGCTTGGCGCGACCATGGCGACTTCCTGCTCAATCCCAGCATGGCAGAGGATCTGGAGCGGCTGGCGCTGCGCGATGCAGCGGTGCTCGTGCCCGTGATCGACGAGGGCCCGGACGCCCGCGTCATCTTCACGCGTCGCACCACGACCCTGCGCAAGCATTCCGGCCAGGTGGCCTTTCCCGGCGGGGCGGTCGACCCCGGCGATGTCACGCCCGAGCAGGCGGCGCTGCGCGAGACGGAGGAGGAGATCGGGCTTCCCGCCGGCTTCGTGCGCACGGTCGGCCGTCTGCCGCATTACATGGCGCTGTCCGGCTTCCGCATCACGCCCGTGCTCGGCATCGTGCAGCCCGGATTCTCACTCTCGCTCAATCCAGCGGAAGTGGATGAGGTCTTCGAGGTGCCGCTCTCCTTCCTGATGGATCCCGCCAACCATGGCCGCGGCAGCGGCATGTGGAAGGGCGCGGAGCGCCATTATTATGCCATGCCCTATGAAGGCCGGCGGATCTGGGGCATCACCGCCGGCATCGTCCGCATGCTTTATGAAAGGCTTTACGCATGA
- a CDS encoding CCA tRNA nucleotidyltransferase, whose translation MTPSVSGQPWFEAPALRRIFALLNAEGGEVRVVGGAVRNALMGHAVTEVDLATTLRPEEVVARAEAAGIKTVPTGIAHGTVTLVIDGEPFEVTTLRRDVTTDGRHAEVAFGTDWTVDAHRRDLTINALYADAQGRVIDLVGGIEDLEKQLIRFIGEASERVREDYLRVLRFFRFFAWYGRGRPDADGLRASARAKDKLSTLSAERIWSELKKLLSAEDPTRALLWMRQAGVLTAVLPESEKWGIDTIPGLVSAERASGFAPDPLLRLAAMVPPDPERLAAMAARLRLSKAEAAFFQSWAAAKPIADRMAETALDRQLYMEGATGTMARLKLAIATLLPKVEGESDGLERLGHLQRLLTRAKAWTRPRFPLSGADVVLAGVPSGPQVGVKLAMLEAHWVAGNFQEGREALLERLKASLN comes from the coding sequence ATGACCCCCTCCGTGTCCGGCCAGCCCTGGTTCGAAGCGCCGGCGCTGCGGCGCATTTTCGCGCTGCTGAATGCCGAGGGGGGAGAAGTGCGCGTGGTCGGCGGCGCCGTGCGCAATGCGTTGATGGGCCATGCCGTGACCGAGGTCGACCTCGCCACGACGCTCAGGCCCGAAGAGGTGGTGGCGCGCGCAGAGGCGGCCGGCATCAAGACGGTGCCAACCGGGATCGCCCATGGCACCGTTACGCTGGTGATCGACGGCGAGCCCTTCGAGGTCACGACGCTGCGCCGCGACGTTACCACGGACGGCCGCCATGCCGAGGTTGCCTTCGGGACCGACTGGACGGTGGACGCGCACCGCCGCGACCTGACGATCAACGCTCTGTATGCCGATGCTCAAGGACGGGTCATCGATCTCGTCGGCGGCATCGAGGATCTCGAGAAGCAACTGATCCGCTTTATCGGTGAGGCCTCGGAGCGGGTGAGGGAGGATTATCTGCGCGTGCTGCGCTTCTTCCGCTTCTTCGCCTGGTACGGTCGCGGTCGGCCGGATGCGGATGGGCTGCGCGCGTCGGCACGCGCCAAGGACAAGCTTTCGACGCTCTCGGCCGAGCGGATCTGGTCGGAGTTGAAGAAGCTCCTGTCGGCGGAGGATCCGACGCGGGCGCTGCTCTGGATGCGGCAGGCCGGCGTGCTGACCGCCGTTCTGCCGGAGAGCGAGAAATGGGGCATCGACACCATTCCGGGCCTCGTTTCCGCCGAGCGTGCCTCCGGCTTCGCCCCTGATCCCCTGCTGCGGCTCGCGGCGATGGTGCCGCCCGATCCCGAACGGCTGGCGGCCATGGCCGCCCGGCTGCGCCTCTCCAAGGCCGAGGCGGCGTTTTTCCAGAGCTGGGCCGCCGCCAAACCGATCGCCGACCGAATGGCGGAAACCGCGCTTGACCGTCAGCTTTACATGGAAGGCGCCACCGGCACGATGGCACGGCTGAAACTGGCGATCGCCACACTGCTGCCCAAGGTGGAAGGCGAGAGCGATGGGCTGGAACGTCTCGGCCATCTGCAACGCCTGCTGACGCGGGCCAAGGCCTGGACCCGTCCGCGCTTTCCGTTGTCCGGGGCGGATGTCGTGCTTGCCGGTGTCCCCTCCGGTCCGCAGGTCGGCGTCAAGCTTGCCATGCTGGAGGCCCATTGGGTGGCCGGCAACTTCCAGGAGGGGCGAGAGGCGCTGCTCGAGAGGCTGAAGGCCAGCCTGAACTGA
- a CDS encoding DUF1059 domain-containing protein, with product MRLFECGTLVPGCEWHSRAETDGEVVRRTVEHMRQAHGETQIRETMIENIKARIVEDKQAATA from the coding sequence ATGCGCTTGTTCGAATGTGGAACGCTGGTGCCCGGCTGCGAGTGGCACAGCCGTGCCGAAACCGATGGTGAGGTGGTGCGCCGAACGGTAGAGCACATGCGCCAGGCCCATGGCGAAACGCAGATCCGCGAAACCATGATCGAGAACATCAAGGCCAGGATCGTTGAGGACAAACAGGCTGCGACAGCCTGA
- a CDS encoding DUF4168 domain-containing protein, with product MTLRPTRRRSAVFAALLLTPLAGQAFAQGAAIPERSAPAAPAQPSSKLSDEKLKAFAVAYLKVDRVRQDYSARIGQTQDQGARQTLKNEANKKMIEAVETAPDMSLEEYKTIITAAQADPAVAQKVQNNLRGAAPAAQ from the coding sequence ATGACCCTCCGACCCACACGCCGCCGCAGCGCGGTTTTCGCCGCTCTTCTCCTGACCCCGCTCGCCGGCCAGGCTTTCGCGCAAGGGGCGGCCATCCCGGAAAGAAGCGCACCGGCCGCGCCGGCCCAGCCATCGTCCAAACTCAGCGATGAAAAGCTGAAGGCCTTCGCGGTCGCCTATCTCAAGGTCGATCGGGTGCGGCAGGATTACAGCGCGCGGATCGGCCAGACGCAGGACCAGGGCGCGCGCCAGACGCTGAAGAACGAGGCGAACAAGAAGATGATCGAGGCGGTGGAGACGGCGCCGGACATGTCGCTCGAAGAGTACAAGACGATCATCACCGCCGCGCAGGCCGATCCGGCCGTGGCGCAGAAGGTGCAGAACAACCTGCGCGGCGCTGCGCCGGCCGCGCAATAG